The nucleotide sequence gtacgcatgctgaattacatcagtcatcatatttcatcatgtatttcaaattcttcattgttatatgtcaaatgcgtgtatgagttacaagatataggggaagatctccatgattcaactcttcaagtgtgctttgtttcaaaagcaaattccttactatgcacatcttcagggggagttcttctatatcttgcaatcaaattcctcaatattagtatttatacttcatatgtttatccccgttgaaaacttaacatatattgtcatcaatcaccaaaaagggggagattgtaagtgcatctagtgccccttagtgattttggtgtattgaagacttataggttaagggactaatgcgtttgtgagtgtacacatgtctataagtctatgaggagtttgatatttacagagaaagtcgaccactaaaaatgaagttcttcgactgaatactttggatttctgaagactttctgaagactttgaaagtgaagaaattggtgtgaccgtgaagacttggtattcattcgaggaacatgaagcgtgaagacttttgtttttgtagtttcattttctctttcttgagtcataggaaacatcgtactgttaaagggggtcgaggaaatactaagaattttttttcatgtgatgctcaacacaaaatcctacacctaccaatcccttcgagtgaagccattggaaatctcatacagcccagtcatattcttcagtgacagagatgaagttcttctggtctctgaggaatttgttctgactaaggagttatgaattcgccagtgcagatttcctacatagtgaggaacatgatagccctgaggattttgctactcaaaattccgatcgttgttgtgctatgcgccagctgttccaaaatatctatccacctaacggtcatatcattgaagggcatttatgtcttatcatgccgggctgctccctaggctataaatagccgccccctacaaccactagctggttgactgctccgagagaaactgacacttgtcatttgagagcaacccatcctttgaggactttgagcgaaaatcatcaagtgaggaaaaaccaaaaaccaaaaacccaaacacctacaaaccccaagtgattgagcatcactgaagagattgattctgcgtggatccgacgcttgttacctttgaagattgtgcctcttccagacggttaggcgtcatggtctagagcatccaagaggaattgtgaatcgccgagtgaccaactttgtgaaggttcggaagtcacctgaacacttaccacgagtgattgggcgaggtctgtgtgaccttagctcaaggagaatacggtgaggacttggtgtcctgagctgcgtgctcaggactgggtgtccgggactgtgtgtcctcgagtttaaatactcagtcgctccaaccagacatacaactgagataACAATTGGAACTGATCTACCAAattattgtcttcaccaagcttactggttctattccctcaactctttcattttctcataactgtgttgtgtgtttgttcatatctgtgtttgaagactttgactgaagactttttcaatttcttcagtctatttgtctttatcctgtgttatcctgtgcttacgcttcatgtactctgtgcctgtcttcatttcatcatgatgactatgcttgtattttgttatgtttacttttgagtgcttattccgctgctagtagttcttcgctaaggaattttctcagcggcaaattcttcggtgaagaatttcataaaaatcgcctattcaccccctctagtcgatataacgcactttcaaatatAATCGGTGtcattagattcattatgaaattaGTTTTTATATTTTACTTATTTGGTATGGTCGGTGTCGATGTTTAAAAAAATATAATACGGGCGGGGAAGATGATGGGgtatgtttttatttatttataatgtGGTGTTTTGGTGGGGCTTTCAAGGTGTGATTTTGTGTTAACTCATACTTACATGCAATTTTTTTTGCGTTGGTGGTTGCATATACTACATTTATGCTACAATATCGTATATTGATATTTTATTTTACTAGCTGGTGAGTGGGTGCCCGGGATTGATATATTTTTGTAGGTCGGCTGCTGCCGATTGATTCGAAAAACTATTGATTCAGCCTAAATCCTGAACCAAGCCCAAAATTAAATACCTCAATCGAATGAAAGAGATTTAAAATTAGGAAGCATGGTAAATTAAAAGAAATGATTGAGAGAGCTTCTTGAGAGAAAAAAtattgttgacccggtcaaaatcaggTAACCCAATTTCAAATTGGATTCCTGAATTGACTATATGAGACCTCAACAATTGGGGAGTATTTTTCTAAGTGGTGAGAGGGTGCACGGGATTGATATATTTTTTAGGCCGGTTGCTGTcgattgatttgaaaaatcattGACGCATCAAAATATGAATCAAATCCAAAATTAAATACCTCAGTCGAATAGGAGAGCTTCAAAATTAAGAAACATAGTTTAAAAATAATCGATTAAGAGAGCATGAAAAaatgttgacccggtcaaaattagGCGGTCCGATCTTAAATTGTAGACCTGAGTTGATTGTGATGCCAATGTATGTAATATAAGCCCGCGCCCCAATGCAAACTAGTAGCGAAAAGGAagatgtgttttcatttgattttTATAACTAAAGTTTATGTGTTGGTTTTCTTGGACCAAGCGGCAGAAGGCAAATGTTGTTTGCTACAAAAAAAATTTGGACCATGTTTTTTCATACTCCCCTCCGCTTCAAAATAGGTGCCGCGGACTTCATACAACATTCACCTATTTTGGGACGAAGAGaatattattttcttttctttgaggttttttgcaattttattttttatttctctaattgctgacatttttatttccttcctattttctcttttctttttatgcTTCTTTACTGGTTTCCCTTATTTTTGGTTTCTTGCTACAATAAATgaataaacattttcaaaaaataTAAACAATTTTctataattgtgcaaacactttTTAAATCACACAGACATTTTCTTAGAAAGGCATGAGCATTTTTTAGGTTCATGAATATATTTTATGTTTACATGAACAGTTTTTAAAAAAATGTGCAGCACAATGTTTTTGTTTCATGATGAACATCTTCCAAAGTACATATTTTTTGGCCCCAAAATACGTGAACATTTAGAAATGTACATAAGTGAACATATTTTTATTCTTTTTGTGTTTACGTTTTCCTACtatttttatcttttctatttattatttttatgtttttcacTCTTCCCTGTGTTTTTGGAATTTCCCCTTTTAACACTTTTTttaaacatgatgaacatttttgaaaattttgatgaatatttttaaaaatatgaGATGATTTTTTTATAAACAGAATGGAGAATTTTTAAATACATACTATTGAATAATTTTTAAATACGTGATGATTTTATTTTTGCGCATGAACCTTTTTTAGAACACGCTCGGCATTTTTAGAGCTCACAAGAAGCGAGTTATAGAGGCACCCTTTTCGGGACGCTGGCCTGTGCAGCGCAGCTCGGGCCAGGGAAAAGGAGCCCAGGACCAAGAAGGCGACGGGGTAAGGACAGCTGGACGTCGGCGAGGTCGCCCCGCTGGGATCCGGCGAGGGGAGATGGAGGCGACGGGATGGCGGCCGGGAGTCGGCGTGCTTGCGCTCGAGACTCGAGAGGAGTGGCCGTGGCGGGGTCGCGGCTCGGCTCGGCGGAGTGGCGGccgagaggagggagaggaggcgggGTGGCGGCTGGGCTCCGACTGCCCGCAtgccgacgccgtcgccgtcgctggaGAGAAGCAGAGGGCCAGGATGAGGGTGAGATCAGGAACAGGAGAGGGCGCAGCCAGCCAGGTAACCTCAGCTACACAATTTTTTGTTGAATACTAATAATGCATCGGGAGGATTTCTCTGCGCAAGAAAGATTGCACTATCTGTCTAGATGATGAGGTGGGCACATTAGGTACAACAATTTGTACACTCAAATTAGGACTGGCATAAGTCAATAGGATCCCCTTTATCAAAAAAAAAGTATGATTGTCTTGGCCTAATCTATGCATCATTGGGCAGTTGGCAGTGACGAATGCTTACAACTAAATTACTACACAGCAATGAATTAATACTAAGCAGCTCGCCAGTCTCTTTCACAAGACTAAGCAGCTCGCCAGTCTCTTTCACCATCGCAGCTCGCCGCCTTTGTTGAATAGGCTGTTTGTTTTACCCTGCATTTTTTCTATACTAGAGAAGCAGAGGAGGGGGACTAGTTTCTACCACCTAGTGTTGTCTCTCTGGGTATCCATCCAGTGCTTTATGTGCTCTCTTGCTTGTATCCAGTAGGCAGGTAAGGCATCAGGAATTCAAGAAGAGAATTTGAAGATATTGTTCGCCCTATTCTCTCCCGTTGATCGCGGTATGCATCTACTCAACTCTGAGGAAATTTTGTCTCGGCACGCGTGTTCGTTCCTTTGCTCTTGGTCCACTGATCACTAACTGAAGCTAGATTCAGATGGTCCGGTGGAGATAGGAAACAGTTTGTGGATCTGTGCTAACACGCACCGTGCCTCTCTCCTCTTGCAGCACGCTCATCAGTGCCTTATCAGTTTAGTTACTGACCCGTATTCAGGTATATATTCCATCTCAATGGTCTGCACCTTGATCCATAATCGCGGCACTGCTTTTGTTCACTACTTTTTAGATGATCTACTGCAGGTGATGGCAGCATGGTTTTATTCTTGGTGATTTGATTGATTTTCTTCTCTTCTCTATTTTTATCCTGGCCTGCGCTCAACCTTGTGAGGTCTTGAAAGCAGTGATGGGTTGATCGAAGCAAACCGTGTCTTCAAGGTCATCAATATTGATTCCTACTGTAGATGGTTTTTTCCCTGTTGGAAGACTGCTTTCTAAGGTAAAGACTAATCTATCTGTTTAATAGATTAAGATGTAACACTTAAAGCAACGTTTTCTCTGGTTCAGTATGTACACTGTTTTGAAGCTGCCATGGGATGGCCCTTCAGCTGAGAAAACATATACCAATAAATCATTTTAACTTACAAAAATAAAGCACATGTAAATTTGtagaacacaaaaaatgagaaTATATAATGCCAACTCAGGATTTTAGACCACAATATGTGGCACTACTCAGGGTGCTGAATATGTTGTACGTTTCAGAGCTTCATTATGCTAAATTTATTGAAAATGTAAATAGCAACTCAATAGTGATATTTTTCACGCCTTCTAAGACTTGTCTCGGTTCTGAAAGCATGTTTACCTTGTGAATTCGTTTTCACCCTTTAGTTTTGCCATCCCCCAACAGGTCAACCTGATGTTTTTGGTGGGCCTCCTGAGCTGAGTTTCTCAGAGCAATGGCAACCATACTAGAATCTTTGCTTGGGTCATGTGCCAATAAGTTGCAAAATATTATTAGTGATGAGGCCATACTAATCCTAGGGGTGGAAGAAGAGCTTGCAGAAGTGTTGAGACGGGTAGAACTAATACGTTGGTGTATATATGATGCTGAGAAAAGGAGGACAAAAGAGCTTGCAGTGAACAATTGGCTTGGTCAACTGAGAGATGTTATATATGATGTTGATGAAATTTTGGACATGGCTAGATGCAAAGGAAGCAAACTACTGCCTGACCATCCATTATCATCAAGCAAATCAGCTTCCTATAAAGGACTTTCAGTTTCCTCTTGCTTTTGTAACATCGGGTCACCCCACGATATTGCTGTTCGGATTAGAAGTCTGAACAAAAGGATAGAGAACATTTCGAAagatacaacatttttaacattCAGCAGTAGTTCACAGCCTACTGGAAATGGTCCAACAACCAAATTGATAAGAAGTTCCAACCTTGTTGAGCCCAACCTTGTGGGTAAGGAGATCATATATTCAAGCAAGAAGTTGGTAGACTTAGCACTTGCTCACAAGGCAAATAAGTCTTATAAGCTTGCTATTGTTGGAACAGGAGGAGTTGGTAAGACAACACTAGCTCAGAAAATATTCAATGACCAAAAAATAAAAGGAAGCTTCAAGCTACAGGCATGGATTTGTGTTTCGCGGGACTACAATGAAATAACTGTTCTAAAAGAGGTTCTTCGAAATATTGGTGTGTATCATGAGCAAGGCGAAACCATAGCAGAACTGCAGAGAAAGCTTGCAGAAACATTTGAAGGGAAGAGTTTCTTTCTGGTTTTAGATGACGTGTGGCATCCCAATGTCTGGACGGATTTATTAAGAACCCCATTCCATACAACAAATTCTGGAGTAATATTGGTAACCACGCGAGATGATCAAATTGCAATGAGAATAGGCATACAACATACCCATCAAGTTGATCTCATGTCAGCAGAGGTGGGATGGGAGCTACTTTGGAAGAGCATGAACATTGCCGAAGAGAAAGAAGTGCATAATTTGAGAAACACAGGCAAGGAGATTGTTGATAAATGTGGTCGCCTCCCTCTTGCAATTAAGGTTACTGCTAGTGCTTTGGCAAGCAAAGATCTAACCGAGAATGAGTGGAGAAAGTTTTTAGGCAAATACTCTGGCTCCCAGGGGATGCTCTCTGATGAAATAGAAGGCACTCTATACCTAAGCTATGATGAGTTACCGCATCGTCTGAAACAGTGTTTCCTTTACTGTGCTTTGTATACTGAAGATTCTATCATTTACCGTGGTGTAGTTACAAAGTTATGGATTGCTGAAGGCTTCATTGAGGAGCAACAAGGCCAGCTACTAGAACACACAGCAGAAGAGTACTACTATGAGCTAATCCATCGGAATCTCCTCCAACCAGATGGCACAATTTTTAACCAGGCTCAATGCAGAATGCATGACCTCTTAAGACAGCTTGCTTGCAAATTATCACGGGACGAATGCTTTATTGGAGACGCTGAAACATTGAGGGGTGAGAATATGTCAAAATTGCAACGCCTTTCTGTTGTCGATAAGAAGGATAAATTAGTGTTAACTAGCATGGATAACATGGTAGTTAAGGTGAGGACATTCCTTGCTTTTTATGGTCCATGGAAAATTGAGGATACATTCTTCAAGAGATTTCTACTTCTTCGTGTTCTGGCCCTGAATTACTCAATTGTGCAAAACATTCCAGATTATATAGGAAAATTGATCCATCTACGCCTACTTGATCTTGGTCATACGGGCATATCTCATCTTCCAGAATCCATTGGATCCCTAAAGAACCTTCAAGTATTGAGCTTGATAAATTGTTATGCTCTGCAGAGTCTTCCGTCGGCGATGACCCAATTGTGCAATCTACGATGTCTTCGTCTTACTGGTACAAAAGTAAATCAGGTTCCAAAAGGGATAGGAGAGTTAAATTTGCTCACTGAATTACGCGGATTTCTTGTCGGCGACATAAGTGATAATGCTGATGTACAAGATGGGTGGAAGTTGGAAGAGTTGTCTTCTTTGCCGCAAATGATGTATCTTAATCTTGTTAAATTGGAAAGAACGGCTCATTTTCATACAAATGTAGTGCTGGAGGACAAAAAACATCTAAAAGAATTGGTGCTAGAGTGGACCACACATGGAGAGGGACCATATTCAGAAGATGTTTGCAATGCTGAGAAGGTCTTTGAGCTGCTAGTACCTCCATGCAACTTGGAAACCCTCTATATCTTTGGATTCTTTGGTCAGAGGTATCCCACGTGGTTTGGTACCACCTGTTTGTCTTCAGTAACACACTTGTTCCTAAAAAATCTACAATCATGCGTGGATCTTCCACCGGTCGGACAGCTACCAAACTTGAAGTTTCTGAGAATTGATGGAGCACATGTAGTTACCAAGGTTGGACCTGAATTTGTTGGCTACAGGGTGGGTGAACCCATAAGCAATGAGTTCATTGCTTTCCCTAAACTTGAATGGTTCTTCGTCAAGGATATGCCCAACTGGGAGGAGTGGTCTTTTTTTAAGGAAGTGGAAAATGTTGTTGATGAAGGAGGAGACGATGGTGGTGATGAGATTCGTAACGGTGATGCCCAATCTATACGATTGCAACTGCTGCCTCGTTTGGTGAAGTTGAAAGTCGAAGGTTGCCCAAAGCTGAGTGCTCTCCCGCGACAGCTTGGCGAGGACACCGCCAGCTTAAAGGAGCTCTTGTTAATTGGAGCGAACAGCTTGAAGGCCGTGAATGACCTCCCAGTGCTTGAGCTCCTTGTGATTGAGGATTGTGAAGGCATGGAGAAGGTCTCCAACCTCCCTGAAGTGTCAAAACTACAAGTACGTGGTTGTCCAAACTTAAGCCATGTAGAGGGGTTGGGCAATTTGCAGCAGCTGGGGTTGGGCGAGGATATGCAGGAGATATCTTCCCGTTGGGTGCCTGGGCTTCAGAACCAGCGCCAGCGACTTCATGGCGAAGACCTGGATGTCTACACACTATCTACCGGTTAGATGGCAAGGAAAGCACAAGGTATGAACACTGCATATATACTGGTTGCACATTTTGTTTTGTGTCTTTGATTGTGTGAACCACAATTAATTTGTATTCTTAGTTTCTTGCAACACAATTTTCTGCCTCATCATATTGGATAGCTGCATAAATAGTACATATTGGGCCATTATGCTTGTGCAACAGAATTGCTTGGATCTATTGTGATTGTAGATGTCCACATGGATGTACCCCCTACGCTCATGCTGGACTGCCACACGTTTGTCATCATATTGTCCTTGCTTTTGATTAACCCAGGAATACATTTCTTGTAATGGATGCCttgtttttatttgcttgttgtaACTACTTCTGAATATTGTTTGTTCCCTAATTCAAACAATATGCTGAGCAAAACTGTGTCAGCCAGGACCGGTGCCACAGCTCGCTTCGACAGGCAAAACGCACGTGACACATACTAAGCCTGTCAATGGTAAGGATGTGCAAATACCTTGATCTGTAGCAAGCTGGGCAGGCTGCACTATATCgaatttcctcttgtgttttcttcCTGAACTTGAGCCGGAGACTTTTGCTGTACTTAAAATGTGTGTCATGACGTTCTTTGGATGAAACCAACctatttcattttatttctttCTGAACTTGGTGCCAGAGGCCTTTGTTGTACTGAACCTGTCTTTGAATGCTTGAATTTCTTGAAATAGAAGTATAGAACTGGCGTTTCGTTTCGTTCGTTTCTGAACTTGGGTCGGATTGTAAATTATACCCTGGTTTGTTGCAGGAAGTGGTTGGTGGATGGGCCATGCTGCTAAGCTGACAGAGCTGCAGACTGAACACGGCACGACGTGTGCATGAATTTCGGGAGGTCAATGATGGGAACCTCAGCGGAGAGCAGAAATGCAGAAGATGACTAAGGCAGAGGCGCGCAGCCGCACTTTGAAGTAGCTGTCTGTGGAAAAAGCATCAAGTATGAAGGGCAAGCTCTGTTCTCTGCAACCGGAATATTAGATTATTTAGACTGCTGGCTGTGATTAAACTGAAGCGAGGTGTGTCTTTTGTGTAGTACT is from Triticum aestivum cultivar Chinese Spring chromosome 3A, IWGSC CS RefSeq v2.1, whole genome shotgun sequence and encodes:
- the LOC123060110 gene encoding putative disease resistance protein RGA4 yields the protein MATILESLLGSCANKLQNIISDEAILILGVEEELAEVLRRVELIRWCIYDAEKRRTKELAVNNWLGQLRDVIYDVDEILDMARCKGSKLLPDHPLSSSKSASYKGLSVSSCFCNIGSPHDIAVRIRSLNKRIENISKDTTFLTFSSSSQPTGNGPTTKLIRSSNLVEPNLVGKEIIYSSKKLVDLALAHKANKSYKLAIVGTGGVGKTTLAQKIFNDQKIKGSFKLQAWICVSRDYNEITVLKEVLRNIGVYHEQGETIAELQRKLAETFEGKSFFLVLDDVWHPNVWTDLLRTPFHTTNSGVILVTTRDDQIAMRIGIQHTHQVDLMSAEVGWELLWKSMNIAEEKEVHNLRNTGKEIVDKCGRLPLAIKVTASALASKDLTENEWRKFLGKYSGSQGMLSDEIEGTLYLSYDELPHRLKQCFLYCALYTEDSIIYRGVVTKLWIAEGFIEEQQGQLLEHTAEEYYYELIHRNLLQPDGTIFNQAQCRMHDLLRQLACKLSRDECFIGDAETLRGENMSKLQRLSVVDKKDKLVLTSMDNMVVKVRTFLAFYGPWKIEDTFFKRFLLLRVLALNYSIVQNIPDYIGKLIHLRLLDLGHTGISHLPESIGSLKNLQVLSLINCYALQSLPSAMTQLCNLRCLRLTGTKVNQVPKGIGELNLLTELRGFLVGDISDNADVQDGWKLEELSSLPQMMYLNLVKLERTAHFHTNVVLEDKKHLKELVLEWTTHGEGPYSEDVCNAEKVFELLVPPCNLETLYIFGFFGQRYPTWFGTTCLSSVTHLFLKNLQSCVDLPPVGQLPNLKFLRIDGAHVVTKVGPEFVGYRVGEPISNEFIAFPKLEWFFVKDMPNWEEWSFFKEVENVVDEGGDDGGDEIRNGDAQSIRLQLLPRLVKLKVEGCPKLSALPRQLGEDTASLKELLLIGANSLKAVNDLPVLELLVIEDCEGMEKVSNLPEVSKLQVRGCPNLSHVEGLGNLQQLGLGEDMQEISSRWVPGLQNQRQRLHGEDLDVYTLSTG